A segment of the Fibrobacter succinogenes subsp. succinogenes S85 genome:
TTCATTTACATTCAGCAGAATGTTACAATCTCCTAAATCATAGCGAAATTCTTTTAATTTTGTTCCTTTTGACGATTTCGAAAGAATTGCAAAAGTAAGAATAATATTTTGTATTAACTCAGAGCATCCTTTTTCATTTCTGTTAAATGGATGTTTAGGATCGACCGGTTCAGAGCCAATTTTATTTTTTCCATCAACAGGAATAAAAAAAGATAAACCATCTTGTTCTTTTTCAAATTGTTCAACAAGAGCCTTTTCATCGTCTTCTGTAAGATCAGCAAATTCACCAGAATTACCATCGTCATCTTTACCTTTTAAGGGACTCAATCCATTAATAAGCTTATCTTTATGACCATAATAGATAAATGCATCACATAAATGATAAATGCTTTTTAAGCCAAAACCATACCTACCAATTGTGGTAGCATCATTTTTTTTGTTATCGCCTCCAAACATGGCGATGTTTTTTGCATCATCTTCATCAAACTTTCCATTATTATAAACAACAATCCCAGCTCTTTTTAATAGCGGGCAATGAGCATTAGGAACAGCTGTAAACGAACGAATAACAATTTTTGTCGCATTGGCATCACTGGCATTTTGAATTAGTTCCTTTAATATGGTAAAACCAGAGCCATATTTATAGTTATCAAGATTTAATTGAATGGTGGAAAGAATATTAGTTTCATAATTCGAAAAAGAAGATCTTTTTAGCATGTTTATTCCATAATTTCGATGAATCTTATCTTTTCAATATAAAAAATGATTGCTCCCGCTTTTTTTTGTACATTAAAAAGCCCTCATTCAAAACGAGGGCTTTTTTTCACTTATTTTGTAAAAACATGCAGTATTACGCCGTTTATTAGCCCTTGATTGCGTCGCCCATGCTAAACATCGGCATATACATTGCAATCAGGAGGCCACCGACGGCACCGCCCAAGAACACGATGATGAGCGGTTCAATCATACTCACGACGGCATCAACTGCGGCGTCCACTTCTTCATCATAGAAGTCCGCGAGCTTCAAAAGCATACCACCCAAGTTACCAGTCTTTTCACCGACGCCCGTCATCTGGATCACCATGGGCGGGAAAATGCCCACTTCTTCCATCGGCTCGGCAATGGACTTACCACCAGCAATACCAATCGATATCTTATAAATTGCCTTTTCAACAACTTTGTTACCTGCGGTTGTCGCAACAACCTTCAAGGCATCCATCACAGACACACCAGCATTCAAAAGCGTTCCGAGCGTTCGAGCAAAGCCAGCCGTCGCAGACTTAATCTGCAAATCGCCTAGCTTTGGGACTTTTAGCGTAAACTTGTCCATTGCAAATTGCGCTTGCGGTATTCGCATTATCATCTTGTAGGCAAAAATGATAATGATAACGCCAATAAACATAAACGCACCGTTGTTGCGTATAAAGTCAGAAATATTCATCACGACTTGCGTCGGGGCCGGGAGTTCTGCATCAAGAGCAGCAAACTGTTCAGCGAACGTCGGCACCACGAACGTCATAAGTGCAATCACAACGACAATACCCACGATAATAACCATGATCGGGTACGTCAAAGCTTTTTTCACCTTGCGTTTGAGGCGCTGGTTGTTTTCAAGAGTTTCTGCCAGACGAGCCAGAATGCCTTCAAGAATACCACCCGCTTCACCAGCAGCCACCATGTTGCAATACAGGGAGTCAAAAACCTTCGGGTGCTGCGCCAAGGCATCAGCCAAGGAAGAACCGCCGTTAATTGACTGCGTGAGCTTATGCACAACGTTCTTGAGTTCCGGGTTTTCGCACTGCGCTTCAAGAATGTTCAAGCACTGCAACATTGGAAGACCCGCCGAGCACATGGACGAGAACATACGCGTAAAACGGGTGATGTCTTCGGTCTTGATGCCGGAACCAATCTTAATCTTGATTTCGGTCGGTTTTTTCTTGAGGCTCGTAATAATCAAGCGACGGCGGAGCAAAAGGGCTTCGGCTTCGGCCCTGTCCTTAGCTTCAAGCGTACCTTCAAAGCTATTACCCTGCGAGTTTTGGGCCTTGTACAAAAATTCAGCCATTGATTACACCCCTTCCTTTACAAACAACTGTTCCAACTGATCCGGGCTCGACGAACGAGCAAGAGCGTCAAAACGATCGACCTTGTGGTTCTTGACAAGTTCACACAAGCACATGTTCATCGTGTTCATGCCGAACTTCTGACCAATTTCAATCATGGATTCAATCTGGTGAACCTTGTCATCACGGATCAAAGCGCGGATACCCGGCGTCACGTTCATGACTTCGTACGCCATCACGCGTCCACCGCCAATCTTTGGCAAAAGGGTCTGACAGATAACTCCCTGGAGCACAAACGAGAGCTGCGTACGCACGGTCTGCTGTTCACCCTTCGGGAAGGCGTCGACCACACGGTTGATGGTCTGCACGCAAGAGTTTGTATGAAGCGTTGCAAAAGTCAAGTGACCCGTTTCGGCAATCGTAAGCGCCGAGCGGATCGTTTCCAAGTCACGCATTTCGCCGATGAGCACCACGTCCGGGTCCTGACGAAGAGCCATCTTGAGGGCCTGCGCAAAGCTATGCGTATCGCTACCGACTTCACGCTGGTTGATCATGCAACCCTGATGCTTATGCAAAAATTCGATCGGGTCTTCAACCGTCAGAATGTGGTCGTGACGTTCCTTGTTAATCTTGTCGATCATGGCAGCCAAGGTCGTGGACTTACCAGAACCGGTAGCACCCGTCACAAGCACAAGGCCAGAAGGACGTGTCGTAAATTCGGCCATAATCTTCGGGAGGCCGAGGTCCTTAAACGTCTTGATATCAAGCGGAATAATACGGAGGGCAAGCGCCACACAGCCACGCTGCAAGTAGGCGTTCGCACGGAATCGCGCAAGATTTGCAATACCGAATGAAAAGTCGCATTCCTTTTGCTGTTCAAAAGTCTTTTTCTGGGCTTCATTCATCAAGCTGTAAGTCATACGCATGGTTTCGTCGGGCTTAAGCTTGTTTTCCCCGATGGGGGTAAGCTTGCCGGAAAGACGAATAAGAGGGGGTGCGCCGGCCGTAATATGCAAGTCGGACGCCCCACGTTTGACCATTTCTGCTAAAAGATCTTGAATGTTATATGCCATGCACTAGAATATAATTTAAAAAGCTCAAAAATTTCATAAATTCTTTATGCAATGCGTTCATCCACTTATAAAATTCTCGCATGGGTAGGGGCAATTATTTTCCTCGGCTTCGCGTTTTATGCGTTCGAAGCCAAGTCCCGACAGCGCCTGAACTACCCAGAAACGGTCGTGAACTTCACGGCTGACGATGTGATGGGCGGCAAATCGGACTACGCAAGCGAGAAGGGGACTGCAACGCTTATTGTTTTAACCGCCTCCTGGTGTCCATCATGCCGGGCGGAACTTCCGATACTCAAGCAGTTCAACGAGGAATTTGGACCGAAGGGCCTCAAGATTCTGATGATTGACGAGGACGACTCCAAGAAGGTCGCCCGCAAGTACAAGAGAAGCATGGATATCCCGTGGACGATGCTCCACTGGAACTACGACGCGCTCAAGGCGCTAGGAAGCCCGGGTGTGATCCCCGTGAGCTATGTGGTCGACAAGGACGACAAGGTCCAGCACGTTGATGTCGGAGTGCTCAACGAACTGAGAGTCCGACACGAGCTAAAGCGACTGCTGGGACAGTAATTTAGACGAAAGATCGCTTCGCTGATAGACGAAAGACGAGAGAAAAATAATGGCACTTCGTGCGTCTTTATAGGGCGGCTTAGCCGCGATTTCCTCTCTTTCGTCTACTCACGCTATCGGGCTTGGGAAGAGGATCACGTCAGCGATTTCTTCTTTACCGAGGGCGAGCATGAACAGGCGGTCGAGCCCGAGAGCCACACCAGAGCAAGCTGGCATACCCGATTCAAGAGCAGCAAGGAACCGTTCGTCAATAGGCGGTAAGGGCTTGTTCATCCCCTTACGAATTTCCAAATCAGCATAGAAACGGCGACGTTGTTCCACCGGGTCCGTAAGTTCCGTGTAACCATTGCAAAGTTCCACCTGGTTCACGAAAAGCTCAAAGCGGCGAGCCCACGTGTAACCTTCATTATCCACGTACGTCTGTGCGAGAGCCGCCTGCGATGGCGGGTAATCCAAGATGAACTCGGGACCATTACTTGCGAGAGCAGGTTCCACGAGGAAGACCATGAGATAGTCCCACCAGTCTTCGCGCGTGAGCGTCTCGCTCTTTTCGGGTACGGGAATCTCGCGAGCGCGGCAAGCATCCGCAAAGTCCGTAAGCTTTTCACAAAACGGATTCACGCCAGCGTAATTCTTGAAAGCATCAATCCAGCGGGTGCGGCGGGCATTTAGTTTGGTCCCAATAATTTCACTCACAAGGTCTTCGACTTCGTCCATGAGTTTGTCCTGAATCATACCCACGCGGTACCATTCCACCATCGAGAACTCGTTGTTGTGGTGGCCGCCAAATTCATCCTTGCGGAACGACTTTGTAATCTGGAAAATGTCACCGAACTTTGCAGCGAGCAAGCGCTTCATGTGAAATTCCGGGCTCGTCATCATGAACCGCTTCGGGTCTTCAATCTCAAAGTAATCGAGCTGCGGATCCGTTCCACCGTATGCAGAAAGCACAGGCGTCTCGACTTCGAGCGCATTACGACGAACAAAGAAATCACGGACGCGGGCCATCAGCGCCTGGCGCTTGACCCAAGTTTCACGCGTGCAAGTGGGCGCAAATGCGCCCGAGTTCAAATTTTCCATTACTCAGCTCCGGCTACACAACGGACCGCAAGATAGAAACTCGGATCCACGGAAATGGAGCCGACATCCTTATCGGAGCTGAACATTGTGCGAGCCTTGCCACGAGAATCTTCTTCGGAATCGGCAGTCCAGAAGTAGGCGCCCTCGCCCATCGTCGTGCAGACGCCAGTCTTGTTGGCGTAGCCACCGAACATGGCCGTGAATGCATAATCGTCACTGCCGTTGCTCTTGAGCTTGAGTGCCGCAGAGCGTGCGCCACCGGCGTATTCTTCAAGCTTTTTCCAGTCCGCATCCGTGGCGAGATGGTAGCCTGCCGGGCAAGCCTTCTTGGCGGCTTCTTGCGTGTAAAGGCGGCCAAACGTTTTGCAGTTCGCATCATCGCGGTCGTAGCAAATCGAGCCATCAGGATCATTGTAGTTCAAGTTTTCGACGAACCAATCTACGCCACCGATTTCCTTGACCTTGTAAACTTGTTTGTCACGCTTGTCCACAAAGTTCTTGAACACCGGGCAGCGAGCGCTGAAGCCAGCCTCCGAGAGAATCGGATCGACCTTGCCCTTCCAAGCCGTGCAGAAGCGGAACAGCTGACCGCCCGGGAGCGAAGCGCCCTTATGCTTGGCGGCCCAAGACTTCACGTAATGGAGGCCCGTCACGGCGGTATCGGGAATTGAGAGCACCTTGGCATACTTGCCAGCGAGTGCGGCATACGTCCCGGCAACAGACATCGGAGCTTTCCAGAAGCCTTCGGAAAGACCTTCGCGCAAGCTTGCAAAAACCGGAGACGGTTTGTAGACCTTAATCGTCTTGTCCACCATCTGTTCAGGTTTCGTCTTGCAATTCACATCATGGTCAATCGCCATCAATGAATTCGCATCCACCTTGCACTGGGCAATGCACTTTGTTCGTGCAGCACCCTTCTTGGGGCAAGGTTTCCAGACCGTCGTATCAACACTCACGAGCGACTGTTTTCCAAAAGCCTTCGTCTTCGTTGCAGCCTTAGCCACCTCGTCTAGCGTCTTGAGAGCCTTTGCGCTCCCCTTCTCGCCATCGGCGAGCAAATACTTGATGACACCCGAGCAGGCATTCGCGGCATTCGCCATCGAACACACCTTCGGCCCAAAGCCATACGCAAACTGGGACGGGCAAGCGGCAAACGCTTCATCCGGCATCTGCTTGAAATGCTTGCCATAAATGTTTGTCGCATTCTTCGCAGACATCTTACCGCAATAGATTTCTTCAAGTTCGCCGGAATTGACAATCTTTTTCACCTTTTTCCAGTTGTTGGAATCAACGGCCTTGCGGAGCGCTTCTTGGGCAAAACTACCCTGTGCCAAAATTGCAGAACAAACCAAACTTGCTATAAAAAGATTCTTCATCTAAACCTCTTTTAAAACTTAACTAGATCCTTCGCTTTCGCTCAGGATGACACTATGAATAGTTTTAATATATAACGAATTATAAACAATCCCTAATGAATAATCAAAAAAAATCTTGAACCCTAATAATATTTTACTTGAATTTGACTCCGGCTATAGAGGATTTCTATCTTTTGGAGCATGAACGCAGAAGTCTTACGCAATGAATTCCCGATGTTGGTCGCAGGCGACAAAGAAGCAAAGCCGCTCGCCTTTTTGGACAGCACCGCCACAACCCAGAAGCCCGCAAGCGTCATCGACGCGATGGACGATTTTTACCGCGAGCACTACAGCTCCGTGAAGCGCGGGGTTTACCGTCTCAGCGCACGCACTACCGAAGCCTTTGAAAAGACCCGCAAAGACGTTGCGAAGTTTATCAACGCAAAATCCGAAGACGAAATCGTCTTTACTCGCGGCACCACCGAAAGCATCAATCTCGTTGCCTGGAGCTACGGACGCAAGTTCTTTGAAGCGGGCGATGAAATTTTAATCAGCGGTTTGGAACACCACGCCAATATCGTAAGCTGGCAGCTCGTCGCCGAAATGAAGGGCGCAAAGATCAAGGTCATTCCCGTCCGCGATGACGGCGATTTGGACTTGAGCAAGCTCCCCGAGCTTCTCACGCCGCGCACCAAAATGGTCGCCGTTGCCCACGTGAGCAACTCCGTAGGCACAGTGAACCCGATTGCAGAAATCATTGCAACCACCCGCAAGCTCGCCCCACAAGCAAAAGTTTTGATAGACGCCGCCCAGAGCTCTAGCCACATCAAGATTGACGTGCAGAAGCTCGACTGCGATTTCCTCGCTTTCAGCGGCCACAAGATGTACGGCCCGACTGGCATCGGCGTTCTTTACGGCGAGTACGACGTGCTCGACAGCATGCCGCCATGGCACGGCGGTGGCGAAATGATTAAGAACGTCACGTTCGAAAAGACGACTTACGCTGACGTCCCGGCTCGCTTTGAAGCTGGCACACCTGCCATTGCCGAAGTCATCGGCCTCGGGAAAGCCATCGAATGGCTGAACAATGTTGGCCTTGACAATATTCGCAAACACGAAGAACAAATCACACAGTATGCTCTGAAGCAGCTCGCCGAAATCCCGCAAGTAAAAGTCCTCGGCAACCCGAAGGAACGCGGAGCGCTTATCAGCATTACGTTGGATGGCATCGCCGTCGGTGATGCAGCCATGATTCTTGACGAAGAAAACGTCGCCGTGCGCAGCGGTCACCATTGCGCGCAACCGGTAATGGACCGTTTTGGCGTAGATGCCACGCTCCGCCTGAGCTTTGGCGTTTAC
Coding sequences within it:
- a CDS encoding FISUMP domain-containing protein, which translates into the protein MKNLFIASLVCSAILAQGSFAQEALRKAVDSNNWKKVKKIVNSGELEEIYCGKMSAKNATNIYGKHFKQMPDEAFAACPSQFAYGFGPKVCSMANAANACSGVIKYLLADGEKGSAKALKTLDEVAKAATKTKAFGKQSLVSVDTTVWKPCPKKGAARTKCIAQCKVDANSLMAIDHDVNCKTKPEQMVDKTIKVYKPSPVFASLREGLSEGFWKAPMSVAGTYAALAGKYAKVLSIPDTAVTGLHYVKSWAAKHKGASLPGGQLFRFCTAWKGKVDPILSEAGFSARCPVFKNFVDKRDKQVYKVKEIGGVDWFVENLNYNDPDGSICYDRDDANCKTFGRLYTQEAAKKACPAGYHLATDADWKKLEEYAGGARSAALKLKSNGSDDYAFTAMFGGYANKTGVCTTMGEGAYFWTADSEEDSRGKARTMFSSDKDVGSISVDPSFYLAVRCVAGAE
- a CDS encoding aminotransferase class V-fold PLP-dependent enzyme, which produces MNAEVLRNEFPMLVAGDKEAKPLAFLDSTATTQKPASVIDAMDDFYREHYSSVKRGVYRLSARTTEAFEKTRKDVAKFINAKSEDEIVFTRGTTESINLVAWSYGRKFFEAGDEILISGLEHHANIVSWQLVAEMKGAKIKVIPVRDDGDLDLSKLPELLTPRTKMVAVAHVSNSVGTVNPIAEIIATTRKLAPQAKVLIDAAQSSSHIKIDVQKLDCDFLAFSGHKMYGPTGIGVLYGEYDVLDSMPPWHGGGEMIKNVTFEKTTYADVPARFEAGTPAIAEVIGLGKAIEWLNNVGLDNIRKHEEQITQYALKQLAEIPQVKVLGNPKERGALISITLDGIAVGDAAMILDEENVAVRSGHHCAQPVMDRFGVDATLRLSFGVYTLERDIDRFVAGIKRVVRLFA
- a CDS encoding type II secretion system F family protein; this translates as MAEFLYKAQNSQGNSFEGTLEAKDRAEAEALLLRRRLIITSLKKKPTEIKIKIGSGIKTEDITRFTRMFSSMCSAGLPMLQCLNILEAQCENPELKNVVHKLTQSINGGSSLADALAQHPKVFDSLYCNMVAAGEAGGILEGILARLAETLENNQRLKRKVKKALTYPIMVIIVGIVVVIALMTFVVPTFAEQFAALDAELPAPTQVVMNISDFIRNNGAFMFIGVIIIIFAYKMIMRIPQAQFAMDKFTLKVPKLGDLQIKSATAGFARTLGTLLNAGVSVMDALKVVATTAGNKVVEKAIYKISIGIAGGKSIAEPMEEVGIFPPMVIQMTGVGEKTGNLGGMLLKLADFYDEEVDAAVDAVVSMIEPLIIVFLGGAVGGLLIAMYMPMFSMGDAIKG
- the epmA gene encoding EF-P lysine aminoacylase EpmA; the encoded protein is MENLNSGAFAPTCTRETWVKRQALMARVRDFFVRRNALEVETPVLSAYGGTDPQLDYFEIEDPKRFMMTSPEFHMKRLLAAKFGDIFQITKSFRKDEFGGHHNNEFSMVEWYRVGMIQDKLMDEVEDLVSEIIGTKLNARRTRWIDAFKNYAGVNPFCEKLTDFADACRAREIPVPEKSETLTREDWWDYLMVFLVEPALASNGPEFILDYPPSQAALAQTYVDNEGYTWARRFELFVNQVELCNGYTELTDPVEQRRRFYADLEIRKGMNKPLPPIDERFLAALESGMPACSGVALGLDRLFMLALGKEEIADVILFPSPIA
- a CDS encoding TlpA family protein disulfide reductase, whose protein sequence is MRSSTYKILAWVGAIIFLGFAFYAFEAKSRQRLNYPETVVNFTADDVMGGKSDYASEKGTATLIVLTASWCPSCRAELPILKQFNEEFGPKGLKILMIDEDDSKKVARKYKRSMDIPWTMLHWNYDALKALGSPGVIPVSYVVDKDDKVQHVDVGVLNELRVRHELKRLLGQ
- a CDS encoding type IV pilus twitching motility protein PilT; this encodes MAYNIQDLLAEMVKRGASDLHITAGAPPLIRLSGKLTPIGENKLKPDETMRMTYSLMNEAQKKTFEQQKECDFSFGIANLARFRANAYLQRGCVALALRIIPLDIKTFKDLGLPKIMAEFTTRPSGLVLVTGATGSGKSTTLAAMIDKINKERHDHILTVEDPIEFLHKHQGCMINQREVGSDTHSFAQALKMALRQDPDVVLIGEMRDLETIRSALTIAETGHLTFATLHTNSCVQTINRVVDAFPKGEQQTVRTQLSFVLQGVICQTLLPKIGGGRVMAYEVMNVTPGIRALIRDDKVHQIESMIEIGQKFGMNTMNMCLCELVKNHKVDRFDALARSSSPDQLEQLFVKEGV